The stretch of DNA TGCATGAAGGGAGATTGGACAAAAAGTTTATAGATATGCTTCCTTAAAACAGTTTATCCTCAAGAGAAGAGGAGTGGTAGAGcatgtaattaattaatgttgCTTACTTTGTGATTACATCTCAAAACAGTTCTTATGTTACATGTGTATACCGTATATGGTTGCCGTCGTGTGTAAGTTTCATGAAGTTGATTGATACTGTGCTTTGTGTATTTCAGGAGAAGATGTCAGACATGTCATGAAGTTGACTGATCTGTGATTTGGTTTTTAACCATAAACGTATCTTATAATTCATTTTGAATGATCGAGCAGACAgaaaccttttaacaaaaaaaaaaatgatcgaGCAGACAGTTCCTTTTGGTTCAAATAAACTGACTTGATTTGGTTTCttagttttgaatttgtttctttcttatccAAATCGGAATTCTAACTAAaactgaattttgtttgttaaaataattctaatgttgttaaaaatattaatacgtTGAATAACTAACCGGATGTAGGATTTATTCTTTTTGGTCTACTAGTTTGGTTTCAATAAATTTAACAACTTTTCaggtattataatttttttaacatttagttaaattttaaatgttattatcGAATAATATTTGAAgtagaaaatgttttaaaatttatgtaaaccgtttttatttaataaagattattttaaaaaatggatgttaaattttgtttaatgtgATAATAAATTGATCTTGACATTTTCTCTAATTTGtttaatgaaaaattgaaagtgttataattattttgtttactcATAATGTAAATTTCAGCTTTATTTTTTCATcgttttgatttattatttaatacaaattaTGAGAATTGTTACATAAATGATTCTACCACAAACAATTCTTTCTGATCCGAGTACATCTACCACATACTACAAACTGTAAAGGTATTATTAATCAACTTTTGGTAAAACCATTAGGCAAAAAACTCATGTTTTCTTATTGAATGGTCTAATACAAACAACATACATTGACTAAAAGAGTTTTACCTTTCAGTTCTTGCACTTCATTGTAGAGTCTTCGATTTTCTTTAAGGACCACATGGTAATTTTTCGCTGCATCAGCCACTCCTTTGAGCTTCAAACCTAggagaaatattataaataagaaaCCGTGTACTCTGAGATGAATTCATTGAGGCCAAACAATGATAGACAGTTAGTGACAACAATGAATCTTACCATAGTAATTTAGATCCTCAAAGTATTTCCTCTGTGTCATCAATACTTCATGTTTTATAGACATGAAAATAGCATTCAGCTCCTGCGAAATTTCACAGATTCTATATCATCTAAATAACTACCATAGGTGATCAATGTTAATGGCCGAGTATCTAGGAAAACCTCCTCTGCATAGAAAAACAGACTCAAGAGATAAATAAGTATATTCTATATAAAGTCTTTGACTAATTGACCTAGCTAATCagtataaatataatttctttttgtcaacaaagtACAAGATCAGTTCAAATGAGCCAATTAGAAGGAAAATCGTTTACATAGATAATTAGATgcaaattgatatttttttctaatttgcttaataaaaaattgaaagtattataatttattttggttactcATGATGTAAATTTAGATACttaagctttgttttttcatcgttttgatttattatttaatacaaattaTGAGAATTGTTACATAAATATTCTACCATTGATAATTCTTTCTTATCCTAGTACATCTACCACATACTACAAACTGTAAAAgtattattaatcaatttttgGTAAAACCATTAGgcaaaaaacttttaaagattaaaaaacctcatattttcttctttacccacaattaattaaaagataataatCTAAGAACAAGTCTTGTGTGTAACGTATCTTTCAGAAAACCAAATTATCAACTTTATCTTTTACCTTACGTTAGGCTTCATCTTATTTAAAAGACTTGTAAAGATAATCAACATTTTCTATACAAGAATAAAGATTAAttcaactaaaataataattatttatatatggattCAACCTCGGAATTGGTCAACAACGTTTATATGTGGacatttgataaataatttttaataacaaagtGAGACaattattttctctatataatagCTTTATGTATATGCTCTGTATTGTTCTTTCTCATAAGTCATAATAATCAAGaaagaacacacaaaaatgaCGAGAATCAATGCACACTTTGCTGCTGCTTCGTTTTGCTTCTTATTCTCTCTCCGAGCCATGTCCCAACCTACTCAAATGTCTATTGATTGCACCGAATTCAACAACGTCACTCAAACTAGCCCTTATCTTTCAAATCGTGACACGGTCCTCTCTACTCTTCGCAACCGTTCCACCCTCGGAAGCTATTCAAACGCCACTGCCGGTCTTAGCCCAAACACAATATATGGCATGTTCCTTTGCAGAGGAGATCTAAACAGAACATCTTGTTCAGAGTGTGTCAATGCCACAACGTTAGAAATCTATGAATCCTGCTTTTATCGTAAAACAGCTTTGGTATTCTCTAACGAGTGTATAGTTCGGTACTCGAACACTTCTTTCTTCACGCTTGTAGAGGATGGTCCTAGTACCGCTAGAGACTCTCCGGACAGTCCTTTGGGTTATCCGCTATTTTTCAATCGAACACTTCCTGAAAAACTAGACGAACTTATACTCAGAGCATCTTTGTCTTCGTCGTTACCAGTTCCATATTTTGTGGAGGACAGAGAACATGTGACTCAATTGGAAGGTTCATATGATTTACATGCAATGGTCCAGTGTAGTCCTGATCTTGATCCAAGAAACTGCACCGTCTGCTTGAACTTTGCGGTCCAAAGTCTCTCGGAGTGTTGCAGCCATGCTCTGTTGGTTCGGATCATCTTTACTAAATGTCTAATCACGTACGAAATCTCCGCTTTGCAACCGAACATAACGAGTCTTGGCGTTACAGAAGGTGAGTCGCAGTATCTATCATTTAATTGATAATTTATACACCATTGGATTTTAATTTGTACTATGATTTGAGATTTTGCGATGGACTAATCCGGTCAGGTTCGGTTTGAATTAGTCCGTTCTTGAGGTCATGCTGATACGTGTATATATGTAGTTATCTGACAAATACTAAAAAGAAATGATGAAATTGGTTGTACATGGACTAGACCAGAATTGTCCCAGTTTTTTAAAGTATGAAAATGGTATGGTCCATCTTGACCGAATTAAACCGGGTTGAGCTGAAGATTTTAGGTCCACCGTAACCAACCTATCTGCCTACAATCCAATTATCAAGAATAAACAACTAAAACATCTTTTGGCCCTTTTTGTGGTGTTTATAGGAAATGGAATATTTGGGCGCACGTTTCTTGCAATCATGACAGCTTTGGTGTTACCACTATGGTTTTATGATCAAATGTAGTGATGATTTAAGGATAGTGACTACCGGTTTATATTTGTGTCCTCGTCTAGGTAGATTTAAAACCcctaaaagttaaaaataaaataaacatttgtatatttatatgttaGGTTTCAAGTTTCAGTGTTATCTctgttaataatataatgtattcgtatcaaaataaataaagtatattGATTTCGAATTTCTAGACTGTGTATGTCTCCGTTTTGAGTCAGATAAAGTTATGTATTACGGCAAATTGGAAAGGACAATACTTAGGTTCAaccctaagtatttttctattgGAAACTGTTTacctcataattttttttttaaaaactgtaaataTAATTTCGGACTTGATTTCACGTTGATACTTTTTAACTATATTGATCGGaccaaaatctaaaacatatcttgttttctgttatatcCGACTGTAACTAATATCCTAATACTTATCTAGTTATCTCTGCATCAAACATGCCTCCCAAATTGTAAGACTAATTAGAGTCTTCTTAAGCCAATAAAAGAAATCGAAAGTCTTCCTAATCAAGTCTTATGTTTCGCTTCCGACAATAATATAACAAACGTGTCAGCTTCAATAATTCTGTATTATTCCTTAAACAAGTCTTTCAtctagtttaaatattttcataatccATAAATTTTACATTGTATACAACAACATGGCCTCAACTATCACCTAAGAGTAATACAAGAATTTTCCTAGTCAAAGACTATATATAATacatctttttaatttattataaatctGTCTACTATAAATTTTCTTCATTAATctctcataattcataaacaagaGAGAACAAACAATGGCAACAATGATCCaaagtctctcttctctcttttgctttctctcacttttatctcttctcttctctacaaGCCAAACCATATCCCAATCTGACCACATCCACATGAGCACCTTCTGCAACCAATTCTCCGACAACTTCACACAAGCCAGCGCATACGAGACGAACCGCGATATTGTACTCACCTCTCTTCGTCTCCGTTCCTCTCTCGCGACCTATTCCAATGCAACGACCGGTATTACTCCCGACATAGTCCGTGGTATGTTCCTCTGTAGGGGAGACATCTCGTTGTCATCTTGTTCAGACTGTGTTCAAACCGCAGCCCTAGAAATCTCAAGAAACTGTACTCATCAAAAAGAAGCTTTCATTTTCTACGAAGAGTGTATGGTACGTTACTCGGATTCCTCCTTCTTTTCCCTTGTAGACGAGAGACCTTACATCATTAGGTACTCATTGAGTTATGCTCCTAACTTGGATCGGTTCCCGCAAACACTCTCCGATAAAATGGATGAGCTGATCATCAATGCAACTTCTTCCCCATCATTGTCATCAACACCGTATTTCGTGGAGGATGAAGTACGTGTGAAACAATTCGAGGGTTCGTTTGATTTAGATTCACTTGCCCAGTGCAGCCCTGATCTTGATCCAACAAACTGCACAACGTGTCTGAAACTTGCGGTCAAAGAAATGTTGGATTGTTGCAACCAGTCTCGCTGGGCTCAGATCTTTACTCCTAAATGTCTCTTGAGGTACGAAGCTACCGCTTTGTCGTCACCACCTCCACCATCTCCATCACCTCCACCACCTTCTCCGCCACTTTTTCCTCCATCGCTACTGCCTCCATCCCTAGTACCCTCTCCGCCCCATTTCATGACGCCGAGTTTTGGCGGGTCATTTTCTATTAACGTTATAAAAGGTAATTCGCATATATGTATTATACATCATCTTTAATTATATGCATGTAACCATTTTGTTGTACAAATCTGGTTATGAAGAAGAGACTATATAGAGCAAAATTACTAATCAgatttaacttgttttttttgtcttttgcagGAAACGAAATATTTGGGAGAATTTTTATTGCGGTCATGACAGCTTATGTTTTAACACTTATTGGTGTAATGTAAAGATGACCTTATTCTTGTTGTGTGAAGAGTGTGATGTGTTTTCTTCCTTGTCTCATAAGACACAAACCCCCCTaaacttttgttaattttttttgtttcagtttatatttttgtcgattttgatatttaatttaaatggaTTTGTCAAAATCACAATTTTATGGAGTGACAGAGATTAAAAGAAATTGGAGTTTCATACCACAACTATATATCATCCATAGATTTCATATGGTTTAGATAttaaagtacatttttttttttttgggacaaacaGATATTGAAGAACAATAAAGATAACATTTTATATACGAAATGATACGACCTCAACGTTCGCTTTTAAATAACAAGGCATTTGTATAGTCAAAGATTATAATGCATCTTTTAATCGATCTTTCTGCTataaattttcttcttgtttctctcaaataattcataaacaagaacaaataaTGGCAACAGTGATAAagagtctctcttctctcttttgctttctctctatcttagctcttctcttctctacaaGCCAAATCATATCCCAACCTGAACACATGCGCACCTTCTGCAGCCAAATTTCCGACAACTTCACGCGAACCAGCTCTTACCGGACAAACCGCGAAACACTTCTCTCCTCTCTCCGTGACCGTTCCTCTCTAGGAACCTATTCCAACGTCACAACAGGTCTTAGCCCCAACACAGTCCGTGGCATGTTCCTCTGTAGAGGAGACATCACGAGAGAATCTTGTTCCGACTGTGTTCAAACCGCAACCCTAGAAATTTCTAGAAACTGCACTTATCAAAAAGAAGCTTTCATATTCTATGAAGAGTGTATGGTACGTTACTCGGATACTTCCTTCTTCACCCTCGTAGAAGACAGACCTTACATCATTAGATACTCTTTGAGTTCTGCTCCAAACACGGATCGGTTTGGACAAACGCTTTCGGATAAAATGGATGAGCTTATCATCAgagcatcttcttcatcatcgtcgtcatcatcaacACCATATTTCGTTGAGGATCAAGAACGTGTCACACAATTCGAGGGTTCATATGATTTAGATTCAATTGTTCAGTGTAGTCCCGATCTTGATTCAGGAAACTGCACTGTGTGTCTGAAACTTGCAATCCAAGAAATCATGGATTGTTGCAGCCGGTCTCGTTGGGCTCAGATCTTTACTCCTAAATGTCTCTTGAGGTATGAAGCTTCCGCTTTGGCATCACCGCCTCCACCGTCTCCGCCACCTTCTCCTCCATCGCTAGTGCCGTCTCCGCCGCTTTTCACGCGGCCACAAAACATACCGAGTTTTAGCGGGTCAACTTCTACTACAGTTATAAGAGGTAAGCATACacattatatatcatatttttaattttttatacgTACGTAACCATTTTGTTGCAACAAATCTAGTTATCAAGtagagaatatatatagagtaaataatcagtttgactttttttttcttgtcttgtaGGAAAAGAAATATTTGGGAG from Camelina sativa cultivar DH55 chromosome 9, Cs, whole genome shotgun sequence encodes:
- the LOC104714712 gene encoding putative cysteine-rich repeat secretory protein 5, with translation MTRINAHFAAASFCFLFSLRAMSQPTQMSIDCTEFNNVTQTSPYLSNRDTVLSTLRNRSTLGSYSNATAGLSPNTIYGMFLCRGDLNRTSCSECVNATTLEIYESCFYRKTALVFSNECIVRYSNTSFFTLVEDGPSTARDSPDSPLGYPLFFNRTLPEKLDELILRASLSSSLPVPYFVEDREHVTQLEGSYDLHAMVQCSPDLDPRNCTVCLNFAVQSLSECCSHALLVRIIFTKCLITYEISALQPNITSLGVTEGNGIFGRTFLAIMTALVLPLWFYDQM
- the LOC104714714 gene encoding cysteine-rich repeat secretory protein 4-like; amino-acid sequence: MATVIKSLSSLFCFLSILALLFSTSQIISQPEHMRTFCSQISDNFTRTSSYRTNRETLLSSLRDRSSLGTYSNVTTGLSPNTVRGMFLCRGDITRESCSDCVQTATLEISRNCTYQKEAFIFYEECMVRYSDTSFFTLVEDRPYIIRYSLSSAPNTDRFGQTLSDKMDELIIRASSSSSSSSSTPYFVEDQERVTQFEGSYDLDSIVQCSPDLDSGNCTVCLKLAIQEIMDCCSRSRWAQIFTPKCLLRYEASALASPPPPSPPPSPPSLVPSPPLFTRPQNIPSFSGSTSTTVIRGKEIFGRIFIAVMTAYVLALLGV
- the LOC104714713 gene encoding cysteine-rich repeat secretory protein 4-like — its product is MATMIQSLSSLFCFLSLLSLLFSTSQTISQSDHIHMSTFCNQFSDNFTQASAYETNRDIVLTSLRLRSSLATYSNATTGITPDIVRGMFLCRGDISLSSCSDCVQTAALEISRNCTHQKEAFIFYEECMVRYSDSSFFSLVDERPYIIRYSLSYAPNLDRFPQTLSDKMDELIINATSSPSLSSTPYFVEDEVRVKQFEGSFDLDSLAQCSPDLDPTNCTTCLKLAVKEMLDCCNQSRWAQIFTPKCLLRYEATALSSPPPPSPSPPPPSPPLFPPSLLPPSLVPSPPHFMTPSFGGSFSINVIKGNEIFGRIFIAVMTAYVLTLIGVM